The following coding sequences are from one Phormidium ambiguum IAM M-71 window:
- a CDS encoding NAD(P)H-dependent oxidoreductase produces MGKLNRILILFAHPALEKSRINRQLIKAIRGMDSITIHDLYEQYPSFHIDVKSEQELLLAHDIIIFQHPFYWYSSPAILKEWQDLVLEHDFAYGHNGTALQGKKFLSAITTGGSEEAYCRKGHNYFTIRELLAPFEQTARLCGMEYLPPFVIYGTHQLQEVHQIARYIEDYRTALAMFRDNTIDWAQLLQHKQLNHYLEQAIEKLESPLNVQ; encoded by the coding sequence ATGGGTAAGTTAAACCGTATATTGATTTTATTTGCTCATCCAGCACTAGAAAAATCACGAATCAATCGTCAATTAATTAAAGCTATTCGGGGAATGGACTCCATCACAATTCATGATTTGTATGAGCAATATCCCAGCTTTCATATAGACGTGAAATCTGAGCAGGAACTGTTGCTAGCTCATGATATTATCATCTTTCAACATCCCTTCTACTGGTATAGCAGCCCTGCAATCCTCAAAGAATGGCAAGATTTAGTCCTCGAACATGACTTTGCTTACGGTCATAATGGAACCGCCCTGCAAGGGAAAAAGTTTCTTTCTGCTATTACCACCGGAGGTAGCGAAGAAGCCTACTGCCGAAAAGGACATAACTACTTTACCATTCGAGAACTTTTAGCTCCCTTCGAGCAAACAGCACGTCTTTGTGGCATGGAATACCTCCCACCCTTTGTGATTTACGGAACCCATCAACTCCAAGAAGTTCACCAAATCGCCCGTTATATTGAGGATTACCGAACTGCGCTGGCGATGTTCCGCGACAACACAATTGATTGGGCGCAACTGCTGCAACATAAACAACTCAATCATTATCTTGAGCAAGCGATCGAAAAGCTGGAGTCACCACTCAATGTCCAATGA